In one window of Candidatus Binatia bacterium DNA:
- a CDS encoding AAA family ATPase, giving the protein MYCEFYQLQERPFNVTPDPKFLYLNARYREAIASLHYGITQRKGFITLIGEAGTGKTTLLKRLLDELDQNTRTVFLFNTNVSFEEILEYMFAEFDLPVHSGKKLYMLQRLNMFLLEELRNGRNVALLIDEAQDLEYSVLEDLRLLSNLETAKEKIIQIVLSGQPELGQKLSNPILRQLRQRISVNCRLLPLSKDEVSEYIRFRLEAAGAPDAKLFTRDAEERIYHFSRGIPRLVNVICDNALVIGYAMGKKRITADIIDEAAADLLPAESASVQPDHNSHSAGGEVAQQSDARQVRRSWWQTLATGGALVAIGFGAWTAGRAVWEAYSVQAPREEQVNHVREIAVAPADGSGAEANIQLPGPQGPGVSAGLPALPVEKHDRGEPAGALTEANTEEAELASAKVEGSVRGSEKDVAPVVEAPQTVPGTTTKMATRLAMLADVPTSSEEVPGEAPRDGSLERTGAEAAQVAAGSVAVVVGAKVSDKEDERADARETYTADRAAMERPSGAVRVLEARAAGGSAPVEDGSKEVGQTVTGVPEIDAKEYKNLVVRPGDSLSGIARARYGQSSYTILDLIKLANPQVRDVDWILPGQTLRLPDLHEGPPVVREAPDRYVLLIFTTPNGQRAQALAQALRRHGFESEIRPTELGTQKRVFRVTVRAGSTRSDALSTGLALQRVLREDAEIARLGQ; this is encoded by the coding sequence ATGTATTGCGAGTTCTACCAGTTACAGGAGCGCCCATTTAACGTTACCCCGGACCCGAAATTCTTGTACTTAAATGCGCGGTACCGAGAGGCCATCGCCTCGCTGCACTACGGCATCACCCAGCGAAAGGGCTTTATCACCCTGATTGGTGAGGCTGGAACTGGCAAAACCACGCTGCTCAAGCGTTTGCTGGACGAGTTGGATCAGAATACGCGTACCGTGTTCTTGTTCAACACCAACGTGAGCTTCGAAGAGATTCTCGAGTACATGTTCGCCGAGTTCGACCTGCCGGTTCACAGTGGCAAGAAACTCTACATGCTGCAGCGGCTAAACATGTTTTTGCTGGAGGAGCTCCGCAACGGGCGAAATGTCGCGTTATTGATCGACGAAGCCCAAGATCTGGAATACAGCGTTCTCGAAGACTTGCGCCTGTTATCCAACTTGGAGACTGCGAAAGAGAAAATCATTCAAATCGTTTTGTCAGGCCAGCCAGAGTTAGGCCAGAAACTGAGTAACCCGATTTTGCGGCAGTTGCGGCAGCGAATTAGCGTGAATTGCCGGTTGTTGCCGCTGTCGAAAGACGAGGTGTCGGAATACATTCGTTTTCGCCTGGAGGCTGCTGGTGCACCCGATGCCAAGTTGTTCACCCGGGACGCGGAAGAACGGATCTATCATTTCTCGCGGGGCATTCCGCGCTTAGTGAACGTGATTTGCGACAATGCCTTGGTCATCGGCTACGCGATGGGTAAAAAGCGGATCACGGCCGATATCATTGACGAAGCTGCTGCTGACTTGCTGCCCGCAGAGAGCGCTTCGGTGCAGCCAGACCACAATTCCCACAGCGCCGGCGGCGAGGTCGCTCAGCAGTCAGATGCGCGTCAGGTGCGACGATCCTGGTGGCAGACCCTGGCAACGGGTGGTGCTCTCGTCGCCATTGGATTCGGCGCGTGGACGGCTGGGCGGGCTGTGTGGGAGGCTTATTCTGTCCAGGCTCCGAGGGAGGAGCAGGTCAACCACGTCAGGGAGATCGCTGTGGCCCCAGCGGACGGGTCGGGCGCGGAGGCGAACATTCAATTGCCTGGGCCCCAGGGGCCGGGGGTGAGCGCCGGTTTGCCGGCGTTGCCGGTAGAGAAACACGACCGGGGTGAACCCGCTGGGGCGCTCACAGAAGCAAACACGGAGGAGGCAGAGCTGGCAAGCGCTAAAGTGGAAGGTTCTGTCAGGGGTTCGGAGAAGGACGTGGCGCCTGTGGTCGAAGCGCCTCAGACGGTTCCGGGCACAACCACCAAGATGGCCACGCGCTTGGCGATGCTCGCGGACGTACCAACGTCCTCCGAGGAGGTGCCAGGAGAAGCGCCTCGGGATGGCAGCTTAGAGCGTACAGGCGCGGAGGCTGCGCAAGTGGCGGCAGGCTCGGTAGCGGTTGTTGTGGGCGCGAAGGTTTCCGACAAAGAGGACGAAAGAGCGGACGCTAGAGAAACCTACACTGCAGATCGAGCTGCAATGGAGCGCCCATCCGGTGCGGTCCGCGTTCTCGAGGCGAGAGCGGCCGGTGGCAGCGCCCCAGTGGAGGATGGGTCAAAGGAGGTGGGTCAAACGGTAACCGGGGTCCCGGAGATCGACGCTAAAGAATACAAAAACTTGGTTGTCCGGCCTGGTGACTCGTTATCGGGGATCGCGCGCGCAAGGTACGGGCAGTCGAGTTATACGATTCTTGACCTGATCAAACTTGCCAACCCCCAAGTGCGTGATGTGGACTGGATCTTGCCCGGGCAGACGCTCCGCCTTCCGGACTTGCACGAGGGGCCCCCTGTGGTTCGTGAAGCTCCAGACCGTTACGTGCTGCTCATCTTTACGACTCCCAATGGTCAGCGAGCTCAAGCGTTGGCGCAGGCCCTCCGGCGGCACGGTTTCGAGAGCGAGATTCGCCCAACCGAACTCGGCACCCAGAAGAGGGTCTTTCGTGTCACAGTGCGGGCAGGCTCGACCCGGAGTGATGCACTGAGTACTGGGCTGGCCTTGCAACGAGTTCTGCGCGAAGATGCAGAGATAGCCCGATTAGGGCAATAG